In the genome of Gloeotrichia echinulata CP02, one region contains:
- the apcB gene encoding allophycocyanin subunit beta, with amino-acid sequence MRDAVTTLIKNYDVVGRYFDRNAIDSLKSYFESGTARVQAAAIINSNAAGIVKQAGLKLFEELPELIRPSGNAYTTRRYAACLRDLDYYLRYATYALVAGNTNVLDERVLQGLRETYNSLSVPISPTVRGIQIIKDIVKEQVAAAGVANVAFVDEPFDHLTRELSETDI; translated from the coding sequence ATGCGTGATGCAGTAACAACTTTAATTAAGAATTATGACGTAGTTGGGCGGTATTTTGATCGGAATGCGATCGACAGCCTCAAGTCTTATTTTGAAAGTGGTACAGCTAGAGTCCAAGCAGCGGCGATAATCAATTCCAATGCGGCTGGAATTGTCAAGCAGGCTGGTTTGAAGTTATTTGAAGAACTGCCAGAGTTGATACGTCCTAGTGGAAATGCGTATACAACTCGTCGTTATGCGGCTTGTCTGCGAGATTTAGACTACTACCTGCGCTACGCCACCTATGCTTTAGTTGCGGGTAACACAAATGTGTTGGATGAGCGCGTGCTGCAAGGGCTGCGGGAAACTTACAATTCCTTGAGCGTACCTATTAGTCCGACGGTTCGTGGTATCCAAATTATCAAGGATATCGTTAAGGAACAAGTTGCGGCGGCTGGTGTAGCTAATGTTGCCTTTGTGGATGAGCCATTTGACCACTTAACCCGTGAGTTGAGCGAGACTGATATTTAG
- a CDS encoding DUF29 family protein, producing the protein MEELLTLKDLLVQGDVQGALMIVEELTEMSRNDIIKTIRSYAVILLLHLIKQQAENRSTRSWDVSIRNSVREIQRENKRRQAGGYYLTPEELWETLVEAYSNAIDQASLEVEEGRYELEELEKLVNQEEILNRALGLILPGESS; encoded by the coding sequence ATGGAAGAATTATTAACCCTGAAAGACTTGCTGGTTCAAGGCGATGTTCAAGGCGCTTTGATGATTGTGGAAGAATTAACCGAAATGAGCCGAAATGATATCATCAAGACGATTCGTAGCTATGCTGTGATTCTCCTGTTGCATTTGATTAAACAACAAGCTGAAAATCGTTCTACTCGCTCTTGGGATGTGTCAATTCGGAATTCTGTTAGGGAAATTCAGCGAGAAAATAAGCGGCGTCAGGCTGGAGGTTATTATCTCACACCAGAAGAACTATGGGAGACTTTGGTAGAAGCTTATTCAAATGCCATTGATCAAGCTTCCCTGGAAGTTGAAGAAGGTCGTTATGAGCTAGAGGAATTGGAAAAGCTGGTTAACCAAGAAGAAATTCTCAATCGTGCTTTAGGTCTAATATTACCAGGAGAGTCCAGTTAA
- a CDS encoding TlyA family RNA methyltransferase, with amino-acid sequence MVKQRLDILLVELNLCASRALAQRLIQAGEVTVNQQVVDKAGTEVDILAQIKIKERSRFVSRGGEKLAKALEFFTIPVAGRICLDGGISTGGFTDCLLQAGAIKIYGIDVGYGQVDWRLRNDQRVILRERTNLRQLQPAQLYAEGDPIPDLAVVDVSFISLSKILPALWSLTQPPREAVLLVKPQFEVGKSRVGKKGVVRDSHDQADAIFQVLQAAQALGWKYKGLTWSPITGPAGNIEYLLWLKMESETPAPDLEAIEQITQSAIADLR; translated from the coding sequence TTGGTTAAACAACGACTTGATATATTATTAGTAGAGTTAAATTTATGTGCTTCTCGCGCCTTAGCACAGCGGCTAATTCAAGCGGGGGAAGTGACTGTTAATCAGCAAGTTGTTGATAAGGCTGGTACAGAAGTTGATATTTTAGCTCAAATTAAGATTAAGGAGCGATCGCGATTTGTTTCTCGTGGCGGAGAGAAACTGGCGAAGGCTTTAGAATTCTTTACAATTCCTGTAGCGGGACGTATTTGTCTTGATGGTGGAATTTCTACAGGTGGCTTTACTGATTGTTTGTTACAAGCTGGCGCAATAAAAATTTACGGTATTGATGTCGGTTACGGACAAGTTGATTGGCGTCTGCGAAATGATCAGCGGGTGATTTTGCGGGAACGTACCAATTTACGACAGCTACAACCAGCCCAGTTGTATGCTGAGGGTGATCCGATTCCTGATTTGGCAGTAGTCGATGTCTCGTTTATTTCATTAAGTAAGATTCTACCTGCTTTGTGGTCACTGACGCAACCTCCTAGAGAAGCAGTTTTACTAGTCAAGCCACAGTTTGAAGTTGGAAAGTCTCGTGTGGGAAAAAAAGGCGTGGTGCGCGATTCTCATGACCAAGCAGACGCGATTTTCCAGGTGTTGCAAGCGGCTCAAGCGCTAGGATGGAAATACAAAGGATTAACTTGGTCGCCGATTACTGGACCTGCTGGAAATATCGAATATCTTTTATGGTTGAAAATGGAAAGCGAAACACCAGCGCCAGATTTAGAAGCAATTGAGCAAATTACTCAATCAGCAATAGCTGATTTGAGATAA
- a CDS encoding Calvin cycle protein CP12 yields MQKPTEVVQAAVNAELNGSKTLEKSILDATVEARTTCEQNGDNSPDCAVAWDIVEELQAEKSHQQQTKKRKTQLETYCEEHPEAIECLIYDV; encoded by the coding sequence ATGCAGAAACCAACAGAAGTAGTTCAAGCTGCTGTTAACGCCGAGCTAAATGGAAGTAAAACTCTTGAGAAATCCATTCTAGACGCCACTGTTGAAGCTCGTACAACCTGTGAGCAAAACGGTGATAATTCTCCTGACTGTGCTGTAGCGTGGGATATTGTGGAAGAATTGCAAGCTGAGAAATCCCATCAACAGCAAACAAAAAAACGCAAAACCCAACTCGAAACTTACTGTGAAGAACACCCAGAGGCGATTGAATGTTTAATTTATGATGTCTAA
- a CDS encoding protein-arginine deiminase family protein, translated as MRTLLNLSRVLMQPAQTKPESDIRTQTYEDVLVIGQVERVAIREIAPEKAISVRIDVSGEVEVASLSLDKPLPVGTILSLDKAPAEIAISAQNISEAINDRSLKISFLDRQDKTLVSYRLRLTALRICLDVDADRDDRVEEDSPDKAHWRWGPDGHGAVLLVNNDQDRNSPSDRSDFLDDRINGPLDLKDLSRMVVNQPGPDVLPAGCELRLHVTDDAAKRIRVFDRFTPGGRQLLGPGVPTTTLPDIQREIRLVVEGLQYPDVGFDGLVTINLSLVRRQRQLYSDRVVFRVAPWIMTPNTLRPIQVYVSRLADGSNQKFIRSLALVVKEAGAKLVEVPPDLNRGDKWMQDETEIGYSQSARIKLPVVLDSPRNRGLDIFPEKGLLGPDFGYVTRGKDKPNSLDSFGNLEVSPPVTVNGVDYPLGRIIFGGAMPVATAGRRLMRAVRDFLYAQKVQAPIEVYSDWLTVGHVDEFMSFVPAPTAKGFKLLLASPNKCYALLKGLDEDGHGRALLREGKELGRKRADISVSKLLDLKDLAGDNYRYQGYIDWNRMVLKQELGLEEEDIIDLPALYESGKLAKAETYLPNMVNMIVLGKHLGIAKPYGPKVQGKCQFEAYVEDVLGKLGLVCHFLDDFDVYFREFGDVHCGTNVLRESFTEKWWNLKPPATFDV; from the coding sequence ATGCGAACTCTCCTAAACCTATCTCGCGTTCTCATGCAGCCTGCTCAGACAAAGCCTGAGTCGGATATACGAACCCAAACCTATGAGGATGTCCTCGTCATTGGTCAGGTGGAGCGAGTAGCCATTCGTGAGATAGCCCCAGAAAAAGCTATATCCGTGCGAATTGATGTTTCGGGTGAAGTTGAAGTAGCTTCACTGTCATTAGATAAGCCGTTACCCGTAGGAACCATCCTATCCCTAGACAAAGCGCCCGCTGAGATTGCTATCTCTGCTCAAAATATCAGTGAAGCTATCAACGATCGCTCCCTCAAGATTTCTTTCTTGGACAGACAGGATAAAACCCTTGTCAGTTACCGACTTCGGTTGACCGCCCTCCGAATTTGCCTAGATGTAGACGCGGATCGAGACGACCGGGTTGAGGAAGATAGCCCTGATAAAGCCCATTGGCGATGGGGTCCCGATGGACATGGTGCCGTCCTCCTGGTGAACAACGATCAGGATCGCAATAGCCCCAGCGATCGCTCGGATTTTTTAGATGACCGGATTAACGGGCCTCTCGATCTCAAAGATCTCAGCCGGATGGTCGTTAACCAACCCGGACCAGACGTTCTCCCGGCTGGTTGTGAACTGCGCTTGCACGTCACTGATGATGCGGCTAAACGCATCCGCGTCTTTGACAGATTCACCCCAGGGGGTCGTCAGTTGCTCGGTCCAGGTGTTCCCACAACAACCTTACCAGATATTCAGCGAGAGATCCGGCTGGTAGTAGAGGGGCTACAGTATCCAGATGTAGGGTTTGATGGACTGGTCACCATCAACCTGAGCCTAGTTCGCCGTCAGCGACAACTTTACTCGGATCGCGTTGTTTTTCGGGTCGCGCCGTGGATCATGACCCCCAACACCCTCCGGCCTATCCAAGTTTACGTTTCTCGGCTAGCGGACGGCTCGAATCAAAAGTTTATTCGCAGTCTCGCTCTGGTCGTCAAGGAAGCCGGTGCCAAATTGGTGGAAGTCCCGCCCGATTTAAACCGAGGCGATAAATGGATGCAGGACGAGACCGAAATTGGCTACTCCCAATCTGCTCGGATAAAACTCCCCGTGGTTCTCGATTCTCCGCGCAATCGAGGCCTAGATATCTTCCCAGAGAAGGGACTTCTCGGACCGGACTTCGGTTATGTCACGCGGGGTAAAGACAAGCCCAATTCCCTAGATTCTTTTGGCAATCTGGAGGTCAGTCCTCCCGTCACAGTGAATGGGGTTGACTATCCTCTAGGTCGGATTATCTTTGGAGGAGCAATGCCTGTAGCGACGGCGGGGCGGCGCTTAATGCGGGCGGTGCGTGACTTTCTCTATGCCCAGAAGGTACAGGCACCGATTGAAGTTTATTCGGACTGGCTAACTGTCGGTCATGTGGATGAATTTATGAGCTTTGTGCCTGCACCTACTGCCAAAGGATTTAAACTCTTGCTGGCGAGTCCAAATAAATGCTATGCTCTATTGAAGGGTTTAGACGAAGATGGTCATGGTCGTGCCCTCCTCCGAGAAGGAAAGGAACTGGGACGAAAACGAGCCGATATCAGCGTTTCCAAGTTGCTCGATCTAAAAGATCTTGCTGGCGACAACTACCGTTACCAGGGATACATTGACTGGAATCGCATGGTACTCAAGCAGGAACTAGGACTCGAAGAAGAGGATATTATCGACTTACCAGCCCTCTATGAGTCGGGAAAACTCGCTAAAGCGGAAACTTACCTGCCGAATATGGTGAATATGATTGTCCTCGGTAAGCATCTTGGCATTGCCAAACCCTACGGACCAAAAGTCCAGGGTAAATGCCAGTTTGAAGCTTATGTAGAGGATGTTCTAGGCAAGCTTGGTCTAGTTTGTCACTTTCTTGATGACTTTGATGTCTACTTTCGGGAATTCGGGGACGTACACTGCGGCACTAATGTCCTACGGGAGTCCTTTACCGAAAAATGGTGGAATCTGAAGCCACCGGCAACTTTCGATGTTTAA
- a CDS encoding GTP-binding protein: MRNNLQETHLNRARASLRQALSWYGYLRKSGKLSSNPELVGLVKPELEALSATLNKLDSNVIRIAAFGLVSRGKSAVLNALLGDRILQTGPLNGVTQWPRSVRWQPGGKVQVELIDTPGLDEIEGESRAQMARDVVFQADLILFVVSGDITQTEYQALLELRQSQKPLILVFNKIDLYPDTDRAAIYKNLQQLGAGHHATWSTLGNPKTAVAPQAKPLLPDEIVMVAAEPAPMEVRVEWPDGRVSYELETPPQQIEELQQTILNILNREGRSLLALNALIQARDAEAAIAQKTIDSREQEAEEIIWQFTKYKALAVGLNPIAFLDIIGGAIADLLLIRSLARLYGLPITGYEAGKIFRTILLSSGGLLLGELGSSFLLGLGKSTAALTSGDNPINITTFAGSAIAQAGIAGYGAYAIGKAAQVYLEQGCTWGQLGASTVIQEILSQVEPNTILYRLRQELGGQFGDL, translated from the coding sequence GTGCGTAATAACCTGCAAGAAACTCATTTAAACCGCGCTCGTGCTAGTCTCCGCCAAGCTTTGTCTTGGTATGGATATCTTCGTAAATCAGGAAAGCTGTCATCGAACCCGGAATTAGTTGGTTTGGTGAAGCCGGAATTAGAAGCTTTGAGCGCCACACTCAATAAGCTAGACTCGAACGTGATTAGAATTGCTGCTTTTGGTTTGGTGAGTCGTGGCAAGTCGGCGGTGTTGAATGCCTTGCTGGGTGATAGAATTTTGCAAACAGGCCCGTTAAACGGTGTCACCCAATGGCCTCGTTCGGTACGATGGCAGCCTGGCGGTAAGGTTCAGGTAGAATTAATTGATACTCCTGGTTTAGATGAAATTGAGGGCGAATCACGGGCGCAAATGGCGCGAGATGTGGTGTTTCAGGCTGATTTAATCTTATTTGTAGTTTCTGGTGATATTACCCAAACAGAGTATCAAGCACTACTAGAATTGCGGCAGTCACAAAAACCCCTGATTTTGGTGTTTAATAAGATAGACCTCTACCCAGATACAGATCGCGCAGCGATTTACAAAAATTTACAACAATTGGGTGCAGGTCATCACGCCACTTGGTCTACCTTGGGAAACCCCAAGACCGCAGTGGCTCCCCAAGCCAAGCCACTACTACCGGATGAAATTGTCATGGTGGCTGCTGAACCAGCACCAATGGAAGTAAGGGTGGAATGGCCTGATGGTCGCGTCAGTTATGAATTGGAGACACCACCACAGCAAATAGAAGAACTACAGCAGACTATTCTCAATATTCTCAATCGTGAGGGGCGATCGCTGTTGGCTTTAAATGCACTGATTCAAGCACGGGATGCAGAAGCTGCGATCGCCCAAAAAACCATTGACTCACGCGAACAAGAAGCTGAAGAAATTATCTGGCAATTTACTAAGTATAAAGCCTTGGCAGTTGGTCTAAATCCTATTGCCTTTTTAGATATTATTGGCGGCGCTATTGCTGATTTATTATTAATTCGTTCGCTAGCACGGTTATATGGTTTACCAATCACAGGTTATGAAGCCGGAAAGATTTTCAGAACGATTTTATTGAGTTCCGGTGGCTTATTGTTAGGTGAATTAGGTAGTAGTTTTCTCTTAGGTTTAGGGAAGAGTACTGCTGCTTTAACTAGCGGTGATAATCCCATCAATATTACTACTTTTGCCGGCAGTGCGATCGCCCAGGCTGGTATCGCCGGTTATGGCGCCTACGCCATAGGTAAAGCTGCACAAGTCTATCTCGAACAAGGCTGTACTTGGGGACAATTAGGCGCAAGTACCGTAATTCAAGAAATTCTTTCACAAGTCGAACCCAATACAATTTTGTATCGTTTGCGTCAGGAATTAGGCGGACAATTTGGTGACCTGTGA
- a CDS encoding YdiU family protein produces MTLAETPNPFLTLNYESALESLGNDYYDEVAAAEFPLHILRWRNDAVLPRLGLDPQAVTDEDFITAFGKFAERKPLLALRYHGYQFGEYNSALGDGRGFLYGQVRGVDGELYDFGTKGSGKTPYSRGGDGMLTLKGGVREVLAAEALHHMGVRTSRCLSMIETGLSLWRGDEPSPTRSSVMIRMSLSHIRFGTFERLHYFKRSDLTQKLLDHVIEQYYPHLIAEQDKYTLFYAELVKRVAELVAQWMAAGFCHAVLNTDNMSITGESFDYGPYAFIPTYDPYFTAAYFDYYRRYCYSHQPGICKLNLELLQEPLKSVIDQGDLAAGLTRFDDYYHAEYRCLMLKKLGFEQLPYPEADELLQLTIEFLQNSQVGYHQFFYEIARTFSSKWRDDPGFVLHGSDIAPAAGASAIFDNWSILYHKILNNFDPDQLDTIAKTLTVQNPKTVLLRPVIESIWEPIAQEDNWQPFYELVKQIQSRH; encoded by the coding sequence ATGACTTTGGCAGAAACTCCCAATCCTTTTCTTACTCTCAACTACGAAAGTGCTTTAGAATCTCTAGGTAATGACTATTATGACGAAGTAGCTGCAGCGGAATTTCCTCTACATATCCTGCGCTGGCGTAATGACGCAGTACTACCCCGTTTAGGATTAGATCCCCAAGCAGTCACAGACGAAGATTTTATCACAGCATTTGGCAAATTTGCAGAACGTAAACCATTGTTGGCGCTGCGTTACCACGGCTATCAATTTGGTGAATATAACTCGGCTTTAGGGGATGGTAGAGGTTTTCTCTATGGACAAGTACGCGGTGTTGATGGTGAATTATACGACTTTGGTACAAAAGGTTCTGGTAAAACGCCCTACTCCCGTGGTGGCGATGGTATGCTGACACTCAAAGGTGGAGTGAGAGAAGTTCTCGCAGCAGAAGCATTACACCATATGGGTGTACGCACTTCTCGCTGTTTGAGTATGATTGAAACAGGTTTATCTTTGTGGCGGGGTGATGAACCTTCACCTACGCGCTCATCTGTCATGATTAGGATGAGCCTTTCTCATATTCGCTTTGGTACTTTTGAACGATTGCATTATTTCAAACGTTCAGATTTAACCCAAAAGCTGTTAGACCATGTAATTGAGCAGTATTACCCGCATTTAATCGCCGAACAAGATAAATATACCCTATTTTATGCCGAATTAGTCAAACGAGTTGCAGAATTAGTAGCGCAATGGATGGCAGCAGGCTTTTGTCATGCAGTTCTAAACACTGACAATATGTCGATTACGGGGGAAAGTTTTGACTATGGCCCTTATGCTTTTATTCCTACTTATGACCCATATTTTACCGCTGCATACTTTGACTATTATAGACGTTATTGTTACAGCCATCAACCAGGTATTTGTAAATTAAATTTAGAACTTCTTCAGGAACCATTGAAGTCAGTTATTGACCAAGGAGATTTAGCAGCGGGATTAACCAGATTTGATGATTATTATCACGCTGAATACCGCTGTTTGATGTTGAAGAAGTTGGGTTTTGAGCAGTTACCATATCCAGAAGCCGATGAGCTTTTACAGCTAACGATTGAATTTTTACAAAATAGCCAAGTTGGTTATCATCAGTTCTTTTATGAAATCGCTCGTACCTTTTCGTCTAAATGGCGAGATGACCCTGGTTTTGTGCTGCATGGTTCAGATATTGCACCCGCTGCGGGAGCTTCGGCAATTTTTGATAATTGGTCAATTTTATACCACAAAATTTTGAATAATTTTGACCCAGATCAACTAGATACAATTGCCAAAACATTGACTGTGCAAAATCCCAAAACGGTATTATTAAGACCTGTGATTGAATCAATTTGGGAACCAATAGCACAAGAAGATAATTGGCAACCTTTTTATGAATTAGTTAAGCAAATTCAGTCTCGACATTAA
- a CDS encoding GNAT family N-acetyltransferase: MQSELPLISSDRLLLRLAIKEDIHELVRYFTVNKTYLTPFYPTWTDNFFTEEYWQYQIESNLLEFINDHSLKLCISPKRNIAKIIGIINFTNFVRGAAQFCYVGYSLAEAQQGKGYMTEALKAATQYVFNELNIHRIMANYMPHNQRSGNVLKRLGFVVEGYARDYLLINGQWQDHIMTSLTNPNWQMP, from the coding sequence ATGCAGTCAGAACTACCTTTGATATCGAGCGATCGCCTGTTATTAAGACTGGCGATCAAAGAGGATATACACGAACTTGTAAGATACTTTACTGTTAACAAAACCTATTTAACGCCATTTTACCCTACCTGGACTGATAATTTCTTCACGGAAGAATATTGGCAATATCAAATTGAGAGCAATTTACTGGAATTTATCAATGACCATTCTTTAAAACTATGTATTTCCCCAAAAAGAAATATAGCTAAAATTATTGGAATTATCAATTTTACTAATTTTGTCCGGGGAGCCGCCCAATTTTGTTATGTAGGATATAGCCTAGCGGAAGCTCAACAAGGTAAGGGTTATATGACAGAAGCTTTGAAAGCAGCAACTCAGTATGTCTTTAACGAATTAAATATACACCGCATCATGGCCAATTATATGCCCCATAATCAGCGTAGCGGTAATGTCCTCAAAAGACTCGGCTTTGTAGTTGAAGGATACGCTAGAGACTATTTGTTAATTAACGGACAGTGGCAAGATCATATCATGACTAGTCTCACAAATCCTAACTGGCAAATGCCATAA
- a CDS encoding pentapeptide repeat-containing protein: MKTQPHEIIKPSKASSATTPIPLTSYVIRTIEILKSVIISIEIPKEAVWPLIGGVILTAVIFVMIVVGNITNGLNQPLYQFPGFFANKVELTADYHRQAILSDYLKTMTQIMLEKNPRLVQDKLSIFRGMTQATLQELDPGRQRYVVLFLQDANLLQVSSRHQAPLLFGANLVGANLQGINLKSANLQGTNLTRADLRGTDLRGANLANANLTNSCYNNFTVFDKKFLPNKLGMRELTNSQKCS, translated from the coding sequence ATGAAGACACAGCCTCACGAAATCATTAAACCGTCTAAAGCATCTTCCGCTACCACACCAATTCCTTTGACTAGTTATGTTATCAGAACTATAGAAATATTAAAATCAGTTATTATTTCTATCGAAATTCCCAAAGAAGCAGTCTGGCCACTTATCGGTGGCGTGATTCTGACAGCAGTCATTTTTGTCATGATTGTTGTGGGAAATATCACTAACGGATTAAACCAACCATTATACCAATTCCCAGGATTTTTCGCTAATAAGGTGGAATTAACTGCTGATTATCATCGTCAAGCTATCCTCTCCGATTACCTCAAGACGATGACCCAGATTATGTTAGAAAAAAATCCCAGACTTGTTCAAGATAAATTATCTATTTTTCGGGGGATGACTCAGGCTACTTTACAGGAGTTAGATCCAGGACGCCAGCGCTATGTCGTTTTGTTTTTACAAGATGCAAATTTACTCCAAGTCTCATCGAGACATCAAGCACCACTGCTTTTTGGAGCCAATCTCGTGGGAGCTAATTTACAAGGTATAAATTTAAAATCTGCTAACTTGCAAGGTACTAATCTCACTCGCGCAGACTTGCGGGGTACTGACTTACGGGGAGCTAATTTAGCCAATGCTAATCTGACTAATTCATGCTATAACAATTTTACTGTATTTGACAAAAAATTTCTCCCAAATAAACTAGGGATGAGAGAACTTACAAACTCCCAAAAATGTTCTTGA
- the bioB gene encoding biotin synthase BioB, with amino-acid sequence MSVGIRYDWQKTEIQAIYNTPLLELIYQAASAHRQYHDPKQIQVCKLISIKTGGCPEDCSYCAQSSRYKTEVKPQALLEKETVVSIAQTAKLKGVSRVCMGAAWREVRDNSQFEVVLDMVKDVTAMGLEVCCTLGMLTADQAKRLEDAGLYAYNHNLDTSPEHYSTIISTRTYDDRLNTIENVRQTNVTVCSGGILGLGETVDDRVGMLQTLANLQPHPESVPINILSQVEGTPLEDQPDVPFWDIVRMIATARIVMPTADVRLSAGRARLSSVEQAFCFMAGANSIFSSDDNKMLTVTTPCPDYDADKEMLNLLGMEMRPPVQRDAKVVIPAVVG; translated from the coding sequence ATGTCGGTGGGAATACGCTACGATTGGCAGAAAACAGAGATCCAGGCGATATATAATACACCATTGCTAGAGCTGATTTATCAAGCTGCTAGCGCGCATCGCCAATATCATGACCCCAAACAAATACAGGTCTGTAAGCTCATCTCTATTAAAACAGGCGGTTGTCCCGAAGATTGTAGCTACTGCGCTCAATCTTCCCGCTACAAAACAGAAGTCAAGCCCCAAGCACTTCTAGAAAAAGAAACAGTAGTTAGTATAGCGCAAACAGCTAAACTCAAAGGTGTCAGCCGCGTTTGCATGGGTGCTGCTTGGCGTGAGGTGCGGGATAATTCTCAATTTGAGGTAGTCCTAGATATGGTCAAGGATGTTACCGCAATGGGTTTAGAAGTGTGCTGTACTCTGGGAATGCTGACTGCAGACCAAGCCAAGCGATTGGAAGATGCAGGATTATACGCCTACAATCATAACTTAGATACTTCACCGGAGCATTATAGCACAATCATTTCCACTCGAACTTACGATGATCGCCTAAACACAATTGAAAATGTCCGTCAAACAAATGTTACCGTATGCTCAGGCGGCATCCTCGGTTTAGGCGAAACCGTAGATGATCGTGTAGGAATGTTACAGACACTGGCAAATTTACAGCCGCATCCAGAATCCGTCCCAATTAATATTCTCTCCCAAGTAGAGGGCACACCCTTAGAAGATCAGCCAGATGTCCCCTTTTGGGATATAGTGCGAATGATTGCCACAGCCAGAATTGTCATGCCAACTGCTGATGTGCGTCTCAGTGCCGGTAGAGCCAGACTTTCCTCAGTTGAACAAGCCTTCTGCTTTATGGCTGGTGCAAATTCGATCTTTTCCAGCGACGACAACAAAATGTTAACAGTGACAACACCCTGTCCAGATTACGACGCTGACAAAGAAATGCTGAATTTGCTGGGAATGGAAATGCGTCCTCCTGTACAAAGAGACGCGAAAGTGGTAATTCCAGCCGTTGTCGGTTAA
- the petL gene encoding cytochrome b6-f complex subunit PetL — protein sequence MFAVVAYIGFLALFVAIAVGLLFGLRAAKVL from the coding sequence ATGTTTGCAGTTGTAGCTTATATCGGTTTCTTGGCTTTGTTCGTGGCGATCGCTGTTGGTCTATTGTTTGGTCTGCGTGCTGCTAAGGTACTGTAG
- the aroB gene encoding 3-dehydroquinate synthase, translated as MSSVINVNLPQQSYEIAIAPGSLDELGTHLTSLQLGSKVLVVSNPTIFKHYGERAIASLKAAGFEVASYNLPAGEHYKTLNSIQKLYDIALENRLERSSTMVALGGGVIGDITGFAAATWLRGINVVQVPTSLLAMVDSSVGGKTGVNHPQGKNLIGAFHQPRFVLIDSAVLKTLPMREFRAGMAEVIKYGVIWDAELFTELEASKHLNQIRYVKPELIEYILNHSCQAKADVVGEDEKEGGLRAILNYGHTIGHAVESVTGYRVVNHGEAVAIGMVAAGHIATQLELWQKEDTERQNALIQKAGLPTQLPAGVDIEAIIEALQLDKKVQGGKVRFVLPTQIGKVTITDEVPTDIIRQVLQTMQATS; from the coding sequence ATGAGTTCTGTGATTAATGTCAATTTACCACAGCAGTCTTATGAGATTGCGATCGCACCTGGAAGTTTAGACGAACTGGGTACACATTTAACCAGTTTGCAGCTAGGCTCAAAGGTACTAGTGGTTTCTAATCCGACGATTTTCAAGCATTATGGAGAAAGAGCGATCGCTTCGCTCAAAGCCGCTGGTTTTGAAGTAGCTAGCTACAATCTCCCAGCGGGTGAACACTACAAGACTCTCAACTCGATCCAAAAACTCTACGATATCGCCTTAGAAAATCGCCTAGAACGTTCCTCAACGATGGTGGCTTTGGGGGGAGGTGTAATTGGTGATATCACAGGCTTTGCAGCCGCAACCTGGCTGAGGGGAATTAATGTCGTCCAAGTGCCTACTTCCCTCTTGGCAATGGTAGATTCTTCTGTGGGGGGTAAAACTGGAGTGAACCATCCCCAGGGGAAAAACTTGATTGGCGCATTTCATCAGCCACGCTTCGTATTAATTGACTCAGCGGTTCTGAAAACTCTCCCGATGCGCGAATTTCGGGCGGGAATGGCGGAGGTAATCAAATACGGCGTCATTTGGGACGCTGAATTGTTTACCGAATTGGAAGCCAGTAAACACCTGAATCAAATCCGCTACGTTAAGCCAGAACTGATTGAATACATATTAAATCATTCTTGTCAAGCGAAAGCCGATGTCGTGGGAGAAGATGAGAAGGAAGGCGGACTGCGGGCGATTCTTAACTATGGTCACACCATCGGCCATGCAGTTGAAAGCGTTACGGGTTATCGAGTAGTCAATCACGGTGAAGCCGTTGCCATTGGTATGGTAGCAGCGGGGCACATAGCTACACAACTGGAATTGTGGCAAAAAGAAGATACAGAACGCCAAAACGCCTTAATTCAAAAAGCCGGTTTACCCACGCAATTACCAGCAGGGGTAGATATTGAAGCCATCATTGAGGCGTTGCAATTAGATAAGAAAGTCCAAGGGGGTAAAGTGCGGTTTGTCCTGCCTACACAAATTGGTAAAGTAACAATTACCGATGAGGTGCCAACGGATATTATCCGCCAAGTGCTGCAGACAATGCAAGCAACTTCATAA